DNA from Salvelinus alpinus chromosome 17, SLU_Salpinus.1, whole genome shotgun sequence:
GATACTGGGTGCTTTCACGGGCTGGGGCCCCTCGGAGGAGAGCTGGAGGAAAGTTTTGGAGATACTGCTCACAGAGCgcagtcagagggagagagaggcactgcAAGTGAGTATGACTGTGTAACATTGAAACATTGAGCTATAGCAGAGGGGTCGATACCATTGATGTTGCTGCCCCTGGGGGTAGTTACCATAGCAAGATTCAATTGATGTGTCTGCCTTTGGTGCGGCTACAATAGCATACATGCAGTCAAATACTATTGATGCTGCTGGTTGGCTCGATTTTCTGTATCTCAATGAGCATGCCCTACTATGCCTGCCCCATGCTGTATAtgtctgtgttgtgtttcagATGTTGTCAGTGAGTAAGGACGCTTCTATGGAGGAGGTAACACGTAGCTACAGAGAGCTGGTGAAGGTGTGGCACCCAGACCACAACCCTGGCAGCAAGATGGAAGAGGCACAGAAGATGTTTATACAGATCCAGGAAGCCTATGAGACTCTGCTCAGAGGACAGAAGCCTGATCATCGAAATAAATGATTTCCCTGCTCGACCCGTCAACCCAAATGCCAATGATGCGGCACGGACTTGGTCGTCCTCTCACAGGATCAACTGTCATAATGTGTTTTATCCAAGTCAAGAAGGGATACTTTCTAGATGCATATTACTTTTTGTAGTAGCCAGGTTGCTCTCTTTTCTTTAATaatatgtattttattttctCAGAAAAACATGTCACATGGGTTCTTATAGCAGGATTACAGCAGCATAGCAATATTGTAAACCATTTCAAGCTGTTAGACAGCTGTACATTGGGGTTGATGTTAAAATATATGTTCTGTATCCAACTTCTTGATAATAGTGACTCCAATATGTAGGTTGCtctattataataataaaaatattgAATTGTAGAACGCCAACTATAATGATTGTCAATTAATATAATAGAAAAATGCTCTCTAGACCAGTACCTAAACATCACACCTTTCTGATTTAAAATATGTACTTTTTGGTGCCTCAATAAATCTGCTGTTTTCCACATCTTTAATTAGCCTGTGCATCGATGTTTTCGGCAATCACTAGCTACTGATCAGGTTATGGTCTTCTCTAGACGTTGCAGGTTTCAACTaatggttgcgtgccacgtcatcgactgtgCAGTCGGGCACCAAATTGCTATAACATTTGATGTGGTTAGCCAGTGGGTAAaacctatccaggcgttgtaagacCTGGTATGCGTCAGCaacgcctgggcagaggaacgCGCCCAATCTGTTGTAGGCTATTCGGCCTGTATGCCAGCGGTCAGTGCTATCCGtgttccttgggacgtccctaccctataaaccataacccttacccattttacatttcaacttcaatggtTTATGGACGTCCCAAGGAGCCCGGATTGCATCGGGCTCAACATGGGCCCGGAAGTTGTCAGGTAATATTTATATCCGGAGATGCTGCCGTCgccagagacaacaaacagatatTCTGACATTTAAAAACGACAACAATAGTCGCTCGTCAGGTAAGGAAGAGGGTGATGCACTTGTTAACAACAGCGTTTAATCAAAGAAAGTGACATTTTGGCAAGGATATGTTTCGGGCTAGTTCAGGTGGACAGCATTTGTCGGGTGGTGGGTGCCATAGCAACGTCTCAGAAGAAACATTATTCCGCTAGTTTCACAGACATGTCATTTTCAGATGACAGCTGCATCAATCGGGGAAGTGCCCATCTAAATGGCATTTGTGTTGACTTTTGATGCTTGTTTGCACCAATATTAATTTATCGCGCCCTTATTAACCTGTCACGTTCCATCATCAGCTTGTTCCATCAAAGCCAGCACAGTGACATGGCAACACGAAACGAATGTCAGGGgcgtattcattccgccgattctgttgaaaaacgtttcttaaacggaacgaAAAGGGGAGGGACCTACTTGAATTTGTCCAACAGAAACTCTCGTTttgctctgtttgcttccgtttggttctaAAGACTTAACGGTTTCCATAATGAATTCATCCAAGGAATGTCTTCCATTAATATGATTGGCGCACCGGCGGTACCAAAGGCTGGGGGGTAGACTGTCCATCCTCTTGCTGATGGATGGATAGCTTTATATTGGCCTCACCAGGATCACTCAGTAACCAAAATGTTACATTTGGGTTTGATTAGAAGATCCATGTAACATTTAAAATACATGAAAATAATACAATGTAATAATTGATTTACTTAACATGATGATAAACCAGAGAAATGTGATAAAACATATACCCCACATTTCCTGGGTatgtggtggaggagggaggagagttcaAGTGTCACACTTCAGCACTGACTATAAATGTTGAACTTCTCATATGTGCATTTCCTGGCAACTGAGTATAGGTGATCTAGATAGACTAGAGAAAAGTGCCAGTTAGACAGACAATACAAACTTGTGTCAAACAATCTATCACTGCATTTACTGCAGTCAGATATTTGAAAAAGAAAGCTGCTATAAAGAATACATTTAACATCATTGCTCTGACttgtctgtttttctctctgtgCCATAGTCAGCTGGTGAGAAAATGAATGCTGATGACTGCAATGGATTTTCATATATGTCAGGTATGGAAAAAACAGTGGATGTTTCTTGTGCTACCAAGTCTTATTCCAAAAAATTATTTTTTAGAAGTAACACAATTGGTCTAATTATGTTTAGGCCTGGTTCAGTACATGGAATACAAgtgcatactgtgtgtgtgtgtgtgtgtgtgtgtgtgtgtgtgtgtgtgtgtgtgtgtgtgtgtgtgtgtgtgtgtgtgtgtgtgtgtgtgtgtgcgtacgtgtgtctTCACAGGCAATGGAGGAGAGTCAGCAAAGGAGCGAGGTGATTTCTGTGGAGGTCTGAGGTTTCCAACATTGACCACTCCAAACTGTAAACAGTCCTCTCCAAACAGATCTCTTAGTGGTCTGTCATCGCtatacgctgagtgtacaaaacattaataacaccttcctaatattgagtggcAACACCTCCCCCCttccccccctttgccctcagaacagcctcaattcatcggtgcatggactctacaaggtgtcaaaagcgttccacagggatgctggcccatgttgactccaatgcttcccacagttgtgtcaagttggctggatgttctttgggtggtggactattcttgatacacaagggaaacggttgagtgtgaaaaacccagcagcgttgcagttcttcacaAACGGGTGtactactaccataacccattcaaaggcacttcaatattttgtcttgcccacacatacacactccatgtctcaattgtctcaaggcttaaaaatccttctttaacctgtctcctccccttcatctacactgattgaagtggattgaagaaacatcattaagggatcatagctttcacctggatccacctggtcagtctatgtcattgaaagagcaggtgttcttaatgttttgtatactcaatgTTTGTCTCCTATCTACGATCTCGGTAACCTATTGACTGTACTGTATTTAATATATCACATGCAAAACTGACTGAAAGAAGTCAGTGGGCAGTTATCTCCCTTGAGGAATTATTTCCATACGATACATTTTTATCGGTATTTTAATATATAAAGATTTACTTCCGTGCAATTTAAGAAATACGTTTCCGTATGCTAAGTTCTGATGATTATTAACAAAGCGTCTCTCGCCTGTCTCCACTTTCCTTAGTGAGCTCCATTAAGATAGAACTCTACAGTGACAATGAGTCTGCAGGTTCTCCACAgccagagagaagagatggagagagggatgatgggtggagggatgaaagaggggacaagacagaagaggggagtgagGTATGGGGAGGACCAGGAAAGGGTTACGGGGAGCTGGCCAGTCCTCAGCCTGCATCTGCCGGTCCCATCCGACTGCCCAATTGTAAGCTCCAATGTGACGTGTGTGGAATGGTCTGCATCGGGCCCAATGTACTAACAGTGCACAAACGCAGCCACACAGGTGAGGATGAATAGACTGCAGGTTAGACCTCAGACCACACTCCTTTGGCTTAGCTGTAAAAACGGTGATTCGATATGGATCCTTGCTACAACTTGATAGTATTGACATGGATAACGAggaatgaatgtgtgtgtgtgtgtattttgtcaGGTGAGCGTCCATTCATGTGTAACCAGTGTGGAGCCTCCTTCACCCAGAAGGGGAACCTGCTGCGCCACACAAAGCTGCACTCTGGAGAGAAACCCTTTAAATGTCCCTTCTGTAACTACGCCTGTCGCCGCCGGGACGCACTCTCTGGACACATCCGCACACACACTGGTAAGACACAGTAGCCTGCTTTCTAATGTCAAGCCAGGAAACTGGTGAGACCATTTGGGCTCTAAGTGGGACCAGATGGGGAATAGAGCCTCTACCTGTAACAAGGTATTAGCTCACTATGTAATGTAATAGTATTGTAATATCATCACTTCTCAGTATTAGGTGTCTGCACTTCGTACTACATTTTGCTCATATTGCATCTAGAAAAAAGTACAAATCTATAGCACAATGCATGTGATTGCATTAGAAAAGTCAATTTAGCTCTAGAGTGAGGCTCAGAGGAAATAGATACCAATTGTCTTTACAGGAATGTAAGTTACCACATGTGCAAGAAATGACATTTAAAACTATTCAAAACAGGATGTCCTGTTGGTGTTTTTCAATTTAATGTAGACATGCATTCAACAGTTGTTGATAGAGACAGGCAAGCCCTGGTGGGTCTCTGCCTTGCTGTTCTGAACAAATAGGTTCATTTTCGAAGAAAGCAAACCTGCACAACGTCGGATTTCGGTGAAATGACGTCAGTTTCTCCGACTGCTTGGTAAGGTGGAACGTTGCGGTGGAGAGTTGAGTGTTTTTTAACGCCGTAGGCGTGGAACAGAGAACAATTTCGGGAATTCACGGAGAAGGGGGAGTACATAGTGTAACGACTAGGTCATGAACTAGTACTGAATGATTGAATAAAACTCTAATTATGCACAACTACATGTATCTTTTTATTTGACTTACTTGCAGGAATAACTAACTTCCCTAGGAAACAATCAGTAGTTTTGTCATATTTTGTAGACCTCATTTTACCAAAACAGATCAAAAGAGAAGGATGCATTACCCATTGATTGACCCATGAATCGCTGTGTTTCTGTGCTGCAGTGCCCTCTCTGACAGTGGGTAAACTTTACAAATGCAGTTACTGTGGTCGTAGCTACAAGCAGCAGAGTACCCTGGAGGAACACCTTGAACGCTGCCAGAACTACCTAAAGAGTCTACAGAACCATCAGCCAGCACTCAGCACTGACCCCACTACACAgggtaacatacacacacatcgtAATGTGAAATGTACAGGGTaacacacattgactctgtcatCATCCACACGACACAAACATACTGAAATGCACTTTGCTCCTTCATTTTGTGTTAGTTCAATCTGAGCTCACTGGCCCAGTCAATGTACTGTGACCCAGAAGACTGTCTTTCCAGTATTATGTCAATATAGTGTCTATTTGAACAGAGtctgctgtgttttgtgtaggggAGGGCATGGAGCTGATCCCTGAGCCAGAACCTGTCCTCCAGCCGTCCACTGAGAAACAGTCCTTCATACACAGGCTGGTCAACAGCGTCACCAAACGCAAGAGGTCCACACCACAGAAGTTTCTGGGTGAGTTTTCTCCTGTTTATATATTTCCATGTTCCTGAAGGTATTGAAGCCCAACATTGCTTTAACATGATGATACAGTCCTATGAACCTGAGGTCGTCAACACTGATGTGTCCTTCTTTACAGGAGAAAAGCACATGAGGCTCAACAACCGTGATCTACCTTATGAACTATCCCCTGGCCCTGAAGAGGATAAGAATGGGGACCTGCACTCTGACCTTGTTGCTGGTGCTACAGGGTTAGCAAGGATTGGGGGCAGGTTCCTCCGCAGGTGTGAAGGTGGTGAGGACCCTGGGTCTAAGCCCCCTCAGCTGGCCCTGCCCTACCCTGCCTGCCTGTCCGACTCCAGCCCAGTCATCAGCTCTGTTTACAGCCACCGGACTCCTCTGGGTCCCCAAGTCAATGGTGGAGCTGGAGATGTGGCCGTGTCTGTGGAGCTCGCTGGACAGGAAGCAGGTGAGGGACACAAGAACGTACCCTCAGGTCACAGCAACATCCACAGCCTCACTGTCAGCAACGGCCCCAGCAACGGCCCCAGCAACGGCTGCCACGATTTCAAAGACAAGTCCGACACAGAGAGCACAGCAGAGGAGCAGCAGAGCACCAGGGTTACAGCTCCAACCAGCAACTCCAACAACCCCCACCTCCTCCCTCATCTACATTACCCAACACCAGGCCTGCTCCGCAGCCGCACCCATCTCCGTCCCAACCCCAGCCAGGCCAACGACCCAGacatagaaagggagagaggggacagggccTGCCCCGtgcccatcatcaccaccatcccaACTAGCGTGAAGGGATCGGGGACCCCCGGTTTAGGGTCACCCTCCATCTCCAGGGAGGCTTCTATACAGGTGGTGGACGGGGAGGGGCGAGCGGTGCGGTCATTCCGCTGTGAGCACTGTCGCATGTTCTTCCTGGACCACGTGATGTTCACCATCCACATGGGCTGCCACGGCTTCCGCCAGCCCTTCCAGTGCAACGTCTGTGGGCACCACAGCCAGGGCCGTTACCAGTTCACCTCGCACATCATCCGCGGGGAGCACCAGGTGGGCTGAGGAGGGGGGGGTTAAAGGGGAGATTCGGTCCCAACTTGGCCCTTCCCCTTGAATGTTTACACaaatctgaagggtctggatagggaTAATCAGTGTACTGGGGGAGCTTTCACTGTATTGCTTCCACCTTACAGATCTATTCACATCATTAAGGCCAAGGGTAGAGGTGGGAGCGAATTGGGACtggctagggagggagggaggggcagaggTGTCTGCTGCTTTAAGAAGACATGGGCTCAGGTTTGTTCTGCACCacgttacacagagacagacacacattgCCTTAACTGTTACATAGCAGCAAACCGTTCATTTTATTATTTTTAGAGTACGTGATCATGTGTAAAGGAGATTATGATGAACGTAAAATATCCTGTTTAAGGGCACTTCAATATTTAGGTGACGTGGATCGTTTACTGTGGATGGTTACAGATTTCAGGGGTGGAGAAGTAGAGAGTTAATAGGAGCCTTATAATTCCGGTGCAGATCAGACTCTTGAACCATCCAGTGATAGATAGGAGTTGACTGAGGTGGTCATATGCGATTGAGGATTTCACTTTTAGATTCTTTGCTTAAATGTGATAATAGTGTGAAGTGAAATGACTTTTACCTTTGGGGGGTTTTGTTTTCTGAGATTGTTGTATTGCACTGATAAATTATATTGTAACGCTTTAAATTATGACTTTGTACAAGAGTGCTCTGCACACCAGATGAACAGTGTTTTATAGGATTTTCTTAATGAGACGGGCCATCTACAGAATTGAGTAATGTATTGGTCTTTCCCTCCACTTAAAATGGGTGCTTCATTGACCATATTGTGACTGACAATATGTCATGTCTTGTAATCTCCATCCCAATTTTACAGAGGTGACTCGATGTCAACTTCCACAGAATGTTGTAATTTTGCACTGAATGGTCCAGGAAACGAGGACTACTTTGATGGGTAGACTCCATTTGCACAAATGGAAACTGAATAGTGAGAAAACCACTTACAAAATATTTCAGTCTATCGAAGTTTCTCTACTTTTGTATAGTTATGTGAATATCTGTATGTTTTAGTGTGCGTTTAGCATAGTTTTGGTAGATGTGGTCAGCTATATCCCAAATCTTGTCCAGCCACAGCACAAGCAACCCATTAATCCAGAAAACATTACCTCCTGTGATTTTAAAGCAACCGAAAACCTCTAAATGTATTTGAGATTTTGCAGTGTGTGGAGTGTACAATGTTTGAGACCAAGTTCAGTATTTTATGTGAAATGTTTAGTCATTGTTTGCATCCTCCTGTAAAAAATGGCAAACAAATGTATGGGTATCTTAAAAaacctcaaatcaaattgtactaTGAATGCACTTGATGTACATAGGATAATTCTAGGACGTATGAATGTGCTTATCAGTTTCTCATTCATTTATCCTTTCCACTGTGTGATGACAAATTAATTATGTATGAACTGTGAAGTAACCTCAAGCAGCAACAGAGGCAATCAGGGTTGCCAGGTCTAGCTAAAATCTCTAGCCCAATGACCAGAAAGCCCCCTCAAAAAGGCCTGAAAACTAggccaacatttttttttacagcaaGAGAGGAGTATCCACATTTATACAATAAACTATTTTCTCATAATGTTATCCAGCCAATTAAGAAGGAAAATCAACAAATCAACGTAACTTGTAACTACGTTAGAagctaaatagttttttttttatctaaataATATTTTTTACGAATAAACTAATTTGAATATATCGCAAGAGAAAAGGTCATTTGTCCTTATTAAACTCGCCAGATAATTTTCCATCAATGGCTGTCGATTTAATTTATTTGACTGCTATGAttgattaagcaataaggcacgaggggtatggtatatggccaatataccacggctaagggctgttcttaagcatgacGAAACGcgtagtgcctggatacagccgttagccgtggtatattggccatataccacaaacccccagggtgccttattgctattataaactggttaccaacataaaagtacatttttgtcatacccatggtataccatggctttcagccaatcagcattcagggttcgaaCCCCATTTATAATTGTAAATAATTCCCTTTTGCGCATGTGCATAACTATAGATATATCCGATGGGGGAGTTTGAGTGATGAATGTTGGACAGAGGATCTCGAAATCTCTGAGCAAAAAATACTTGGACAAactttttaaaaaacaaatgttttctgGCAATTGTGCCGTTATTATGTGCCACAAGACTACAAACAGTTATAAATGGCCTATATAGGAGATTGACTTGTCATTTCAATAGGTATAGACTACAGACTCAAATCTGGGTTCATGACTGTATTTCAAGTTTGCCATGGTTTGCTTAGATAGATGCAGGTTGCCTATAGCATAGCCCCTGATAGGCCtacatcttatttcagatagtctacagtagccagtggtgggaaaagtacccaattgtcatacttgagtaaaagtaaagataccttaatagaaaatgactcaagtaaaagtgaactgAATATGCTTGTCAACAACATCCAGTATTTTTGACAATGTACCACAGctgttagccgtggtatattggccatataccacaacccccccccccccccccccgggttccttattgttattataaactggtaacCAGTTAGATgagtaaaaaatattttggggtcAAAGaaatggtatatggtctgatataccacgactttcagccaatcagcatttagtGCTCGAACCAGGCTTATAATTGTAAATATATCCCCTTTGCGCATGTATATAGGAGTGTTTGAGTGATGACAGTTAGACAGAGGATCTCCAAAAAAAACTTGGATGAACATAAAAAATCAAATGTTAGGCTATTTTCTGGCAATTGTGCTGTTATTATGTGCCAGATGTTAAGAATACAAACAGTTATAAATGGCCCATTTGTGAGATCAACTTGTCATTTCAATAGGCATAGGCTACAGATTAGAATTTGAGTTCATGATTGTAATTCAATTTAGCCCTGGTTTTAGAGTAAACTTGGTAGCCTACAGCTCCTGATAGGCCTACATCTCTTTCAGATAATATACGGTAGCCTAGACAAGATATAGGCAAGATGTAAACTGAATGATTTAGCAGCTTGCTTAGTTCAAATGAACAGACTAATTTGTTCGAAATTAATAGATTTCGAGGTAAgaagtgcttgtgtttcccaaatAGCCTGCTGGAATAGGCTACTGAGGATGGGGTCATCATTTCAATCActgagttatatatatatattatgtacagtaccaagtttagacacacctactcattccagggttttttattttaattttatttttttactattttctacattgtagaataatagtgaagacatcaaaactatgaaatagcatatggaatcatgtagtaacccaaaaacgtgttaaacaaatcaaatatattttagatttt
Protein-coding regions in this window:
- the LOC139542231 gene encoding zinc finger protein Eos-like isoform X1, whose translation is MNADDCNGFSYMSGNGGESAKERGDFCGGLRFPTLTTPNCKQSSPNRSLSVSSIKIELYSDNESAGSPQPERRDGERDDGWRDERGDKTEEGSEVWGGPGKGYGELASPQPASAGPIRLPNCKLQCDVCGMVCIGPNVLTVHKRSHTGERPFMCNQCGASFTQKGNLLRHTKLHSGEKPFKCPFCNYACRRRDALSGHIRTHTVPSLTVGKLYKCSYCGRSYKQQSTLEEHLERCQNYLKSLQNHQPALSTDPTTQGEGMELIPEPEPVLQPSTEKQSFIHRLVNSVTKRKRSTPQKFLGEKHMRLNNRDLPYELSPGPEEDKNGDLHSDLVAGATGLARIGGRFLRRCEGGEDPGSKPPQLALPYPACLSDSSPVISSVYSHRTPLGPQVNGGAGDVAVSVELAGQEAGEGHKNVPSGHSNIHSLTVSNGPSNGPSNGCHDFKDKSDTESTAEEQQSTRVTAPTSNSNNPHLLPHLHYPTPGLLRSRTHLRPNPSQANDPDIERERGDRACPVPIITTIPTSVKGSGTPGLGSPSISREASIQVVDGEGRAVRSFRCEHCRMFFLDHVMFTIHMGCHGFRQPFQCNVCGHHSQGRYQFTSHIIRGEHQVG
- the LOC139542231 gene encoding zinc finger protein Eos-like isoform X3 — protein: MNADDCNGFSYMSGNGGESAKERVSSIKIELYSDNESAGSPQPERRDGERDDGWRDERGDKTEEGSEVWGGPGKGYGELASPQPASAGPIRLPNCKLQCDVCGMVCIGPNVLTVHKRSHTGERPFMCNQCGASFTQKGNLLRHTKLHSGEKPFKCPFCNYACRRRDALSGHIRTHTVPSLTVGKLYKCSYCGRSYKQQSTLEEHLERCQNYLKSLQNHQPALSTDPTTQGEGMELIPEPEPVLQPSTEKQSFIHRLVNSVTKRKRSTPQKFLGEKHMRLNNRDLPYELSPGPEEDKNGDLHSDLVAGATGLARIGGRFLRRCEGGEDPGSKPPQLALPYPACLSDSSPVISSVYSHRTPLGPQVNGGAGDVAVSVELAGQEAGEGHKNVPSGHSNIHSLTVSNGPSNGPSNGCHDFKDKSDTESTAEEQQSTRVTAPTSNSNNPHLLPHLHYPTPGLLRSRTHLRPNPSQANDPDIERERGDRACPVPIITTIPTSVKGSGTPGLGSPSISREASIQVVDGEGRAVRSFRCEHCRMFFLDHVMFTIHMGCHGFRQPFQCNVCGHHSQGRYQFTSHIIRGEHQVG
- the LOC139542231 gene encoding zinc finger protein Eos-like isoform X2 codes for the protein MNADDCNGFSYMSGNGGESAKERGDFCGVSSIKIELYSDNESAGSPQPERRDGERDDGWRDERGDKTEEGSEVWGGPGKGYGELASPQPASAGPIRLPNCKLQCDVCGMVCIGPNVLTVHKRSHTGERPFMCNQCGASFTQKGNLLRHTKLHSGEKPFKCPFCNYACRRRDALSGHIRTHTVPSLTVGKLYKCSYCGRSYKQQSTLEEHLERCQNYLKSLQNHQPALSTDPTTQGEGMELIPEPEPVLQPSTEKQSFIHRLVNSVTKRKRSTPQKFLGEKHMRLNNRDLPYELSPGPEEDKNGDLHSDLVAGATGLARIGGRFLRRCEGGEDPGSKPPQLALPYPACLSDSSPVISSVYSHRTPLGPQVNGGAGDVAVSVELAGQEAGEGHKNVPSGHSNIHSLTVSNGPSNGPSNGCHDFKDKSDTESTAEEQQSTRVTAPTSNSNNPHLLPHLHYPTPGLLRSRTHLRPNPSQANDPDIERERGDRACPVPIITTIPTSVKGSGTPGLGSPSISREASIQVVDGEGRAVRSFRCEHCRMFFLDHVMFTIHMGCHGFRQPFQCNVCGHHSQGRYQFTSHIIRGEHQVG